From the genome of Paraburkholderia sp. BL10I2N1:
CGCATCACGCACGAAGCGCGACTGCAGTTGATTGCGCTGGCGTGTGAAGCGCAGGACCCTGAGGGACGGGTCACGCCGACCCTCGACGAGATTGCGGCGCGTGCCGTGGAGCGTGGCGTCGTCGAGCAGATCAGCCGCAGTCATGTGCAGCGCATTCTGCAGGCCGGCGACGTACGCCCGCACCGGGTCCGGCAATGGCTGCACAGTCCAGACCCGGCCTTTCGCGAGAAGGTCAACGTGATTTGCAAGCTGTACCGCAAGGCGCCGCGAAACGCGGTAGTGCTCAGCATCGACGAGAAGACCGGCATTCAGGCCATTGAGCGCAAGCACCCAGGACGGGCACCCGCGCCAGGACGGCTGCGGCGCCGTGAATTCGAATATATCCGTCACGGCACCCAGGCGTTGATTGCTGCGCTCGATGTGCATACCGGAAAGGTGCTGGCAGAGTGCCGCGAGCGGCGCACCCAGGACGATCTGGTAGCCTTCATGGAACGCGTGGCAGCCGCGTACCCGGACAAACAGGTGCACGTGGTTTGGGACAATCTGAACACGCATCGCGCCCAGGCCGTCTGGCAGGCGTTCAATGTGCGGCATGGCAAGCGGTTTCATTTCCACTTCACGCCGTTGCACGCAAGCTGGGTCAATCAGATCGAACTCTGGTTTGCCCGTTATACGCGCCGGGTGCTGCGCCATGCCAGCCACACCAGCACCGCGCACCTGCGCGAGCGCACCGGGCAGTTCGTCGGCGAGCACAATCAGGCCGCACGCCCCTTCAAATGGAGTTTCCGGGGCTATCCGCTGCAAAGCGGTGCATCGTAATCGAGGAACGCAGATGCCAGCTGTACCCGCCAAACACCACGCTGCTGAACTGCAGCGTCAACTGCGCAGCCTGCTCGGCCATGAGCAGATTGTCACGCAAGCCTACGGGCGCCACTTGCTGATCAAACGTCTGGACGATGAGGAGCCAACCGTCGTGGCGCGCCT
Proteins encoded in this window:
- a CDS encoding IS630 family transposase gives rise to the protein MSRGRHATPVKLANKERQELLSLIERKTAAQRDVMRARIALWAHEGHSNTVIARELGVSVQTVCLWRKRIARQGVQGIREGERSGRPPRITHEARLQLIALACEAQDPEGRVTPTLDEIAARAVERGVVEQISRSHVQRILQAGDVRPHRVRQWLHSPDPAFREKVNVICKLYRKAPRNAVVLSIDEKTGIQAIERKHPGRAPAPGRLRRREFEYIRHGTQALIAALDVHTGKVLAECRERRTQDDLVAFMERVAAAYPDKQVHVVWDNLNTHRAQAVWQAFNVRHGKRFHFHFTPLHASWVNQIELWFARYTRRVLRHASHTSTAHLRERTGQFVGEHNQAARPFKWSFRGYPLQSGAS